One Phaseolus vulgaris cultivar G19833 chromosome 2, P. vulgaris v2.0, whole genome shotgun sequence DNA window includes the following coding sequences:
- the LOC137810044 gene encoding BTB/POZ and TAZ domain-containing protein 4, with protein sequence MIDMIQNNNQLIPKPPSMSSSGPINSSCDMRSNNSKSRRQNNNTSSSTKDLWERLFYQGYKADVCINTNNGGIVYAHSNILAMASPVLKGILKQANRCGRWRTISITGVPHDVVITFIQYLYTYSYEKEDMEEFVLHLLVLSHVYMVPHLKFECGQNLELGLLSIDNLVDVLQLALLCDAPRLSLICQRKIIENFKVVSESEGWKTMKLSHPLLEKEILELMIVEENIKKERIRKMKERKIYLQLYEAMEALVHICKDGCRTIGPYDKDLQANQPCKYSACNGLELLVRHFAGCKLRVPGGCVHCKRMWQLFELHSRLCVNSDDCRVPLCRNFKQRISKQSKKDEIRWKILVEKILRTKGIGIASCFMQQ encoded by the exons ATGATCGATATGATTCAAAATAACAATCAACTAATTCCAAAACCAccatccatgtcttcttctGGACCAATCAATTCTTCTTGTGACATGAGATCCAATAATTCAAAATCAAGAAGACAAAACAACAATACATCTTCATCAACAAAAGATTTATGGGAACGTCTTTTTTATCAAGGTTATAAAGCAGATGTTTGCATCAATACTAATAATGGTGGCATTGTTTATGCTCATTCTAACATTCTC GCCATGGCTTCTCCTGTATTGAAAGGCATACTAAAGCAAGCAAATAGATGTGGTCGATGGCGAACAATCTCAATCACTGGGGTTCCACATGATGTAGTTATAACTTTTATTCAATATTTATACACTTATAG ttatgaGAAAGAAGATATGGAGGAATTTGTACTACATTTGTTGGTGTTGTCACATGTATACATGGTTCCTCACTTAAAGTTTGAATGTGGACAAAATCTAGAATTGGGTTTACTCAGCATAGATAACTTGGTTGATGTATTGCAACTAGCCTTGTTGTGTGATGCTCCAAGACTTAGTCTCATTTGTCAGCGCAAGATAATAGAAAACTTCAAAGTCGTTTCAGAGTCAGAAGGATGGAAAACAATGAAGTTAAGTCATCCACTTCTAGAAAAGGAGATTTTAGAGTTAATGATTGTTGAAGAAAAT ATAAAAAAGGAAAGGATCAGAAAAATGAAGGAAAGAAAGATATATCTACAATTATATGAGGCAATGGAAGCTCTTGTTCATATATGTAAAGATGGTTGTCGAACTATTGGTCCTTATGATAAAGATCTTCAAGCAAACCAACCATGTAAGTATTCAGCATGTAACGGATTGGAGTTGCTTGTTCGTCATTTTGCTGGATGTAAGTTGAGAGTCCCTGGAGGTTGTGTTCATTGTAAGAGGATGTGGCAATTATTTGAGTTACACTCTCGATTATGTGTTAATTCAGACGATTGTAGAGTTCCTTTATGCAG GAACTTTAAACAACGAATATCAAAACAAAGCAAGAAAGATGAAATTAGATGGAAAATACTGGTTGAAAAGATCTTGAGAACAAAAGGAATTGGGATAGCGTCATGTTTTATGCAACAATAA